In the genome of Halobacteriovorax sp. DA5, the window TACACTTGGAAATTCACATTCATATAATTTAGTGAATAATGTTTCTTTTTCTAAAAGGTTTGCTTTCAATTTCTCTGTAAGGACTTCTTTGTTAAAAAGATCTTTTACTTTGATACCCTTGCGTGAAATTTTATCTTCGTATGCAGGACCAATTCCTTTTCCTGTCGTTCCAATTTTGACAGGGCCCTTTGCTTCACGTTGACCGTCAAGAAGGCGGTTGTAGTAAGTGATAACAGAAGTGTTAGAAGATATCTTTAGTTTTTCAGGAGAAACAGTTAGACCAGAATTTTTTACATTTTCTATTTCTTTAGAAAATGCTTCTGGATCAAGTACAACACCGTGACCAATAACTGATACACAGTGATCGTGTAAAATACCTGAAGGGATTAGGTGAAGAACAACTTTTTTTGTTCCAACGATGATCGTGTGACCAGCGTTGTTTCCACCTTGGTAGCGAACAACAACGTCGCATTTAAGACCAAGTAGATCTGTGATTTTACCTTTTCCTTCGTCTCCCCATTGAGAACCAATAATCGCAAGTGATTTCATAATTAAGCTTTAACCTCGTGTAGTAAATTATCGTTTAAAAAGAATTCTTTCAGTTGATTTACGGCCATCTCTCCAACTCTTAATTGAGCTTCATCAGTTGAAGCTCCTAGGTGTGGAGTTAGAACAAGATTAGGAATCTTACGAAGAGGTGAGTCTTCTTCAAGTGGCTCAGTTGCGAAAACATCAAAGCCTGCTGCTTTAAATTTCTTTTCCATAAGAGCAACAGCTAAGTCTTGCTCATTAACAATTCCACCACGAGATGCATTTACTAGAATTGCATGTGGTTTCATTTTATTAAATAGATCCTTGTTTACCATTCCTCTTGTTGCATCCATTAAAGGAGTGTGAAGTGTAATAATGTCACAAGTCTCAAAAATTTCTTCGACAGTATTTGCTTTAGTAACATAATCAAGATCACTCGATTCACAGAATGGATCAAAGAACTTAACTTGTGGCTCAAATCCTTGAAGACGTTTTGCAACGATCTTTCCAATTTGACCAAAACCAACGATACCAACTTTCTTATTTGCTAGTTCATTACCTGTGTACTTAGACTTGTCCCATCCGCCGTTTTTCATTGTTGCGTCTGCGGCAGCTGTATGTCTTAGAACTGTCATCATAAGTGCGATAGCATGTTCAGCTGCTGAGTTATTATTAGCGCCTGGAGTGTTTGAAACTTTAACTCCACGCTCACCACATTTAACTTTATCGATATTATCTGTTCCCGCACCTGCACGGATTACATATTTAAGATTTGGAGCAAGTTCAAGATATTCTTCTCCAATCGTAGTTGATGATCTAATAACAAGAGCACTTGCTTTTGGTAGTAGTTCTTTGATCTCGTCTTGAGATAATTTTGGTTTTGGGTGAACTTCTAATTCGCTGATAGCTTGTAGAGATGCAAAAACTTCTGCATCCATTCCATCACAAACGACGATAAATGGTTTCACTCAGGCCTC includes:
- a CDS encoding hydroxyacid dehydrogenase produces the protein MKPFIVVCDGMDAEVFASLQAISELEVHPKPKLSQDEIKELLPKASALVIRSSTTIGEEYLELAPNLKYVIRAGAGTDNIDKVKCGERGVKVSNTPGANNNSAAEHAIALMMTVLRHTAAADATMKNGGWDKSKYTGNELANKKVGIVGFGQIGKIVAKRLQGFEPQVKFFDPFCESSDLDYVTKANTVEEIFETCDIITLHTPLMDATRGMVNKDLFNKMKPHAILVNASRGGIVNEQDLAVALMEKKFKAAGFDVFATEPLEEDSPLRKIPNLVLTPHLGASTDEAQLRVGEMAVNQLKEFFLNDNLLHEVKA